CGGCGGCGCTCGGAGTTTCGAATTACGGACAGATGACAGCGGGAGGATGGATGTACATAGGTCCGCAGGGAATAGTTCACGGGACTTACATAACTTTGCTAAACGCCGGCAGAAAATATCTCGATTTACCGGAAGATAAAGATTTGGCGGGAATTCTCTTTGTTTCTTCAGGTCTTGGAGGAATGAGCGGAGCCCAGGCCAAAGCCGTAGAGATAGCAGGAGGTATAGGAGTGATAGCGGAAGTGGACCTATCGAGAATTGAGACGAGACATTCCCAAGGGTGGGTAAAAGTCGTGTCCGATGACCTCGACGAAATATTCTCCACGGTCGAGAAATACAGAAAATCCAAAAAGCCTGTGTCGATAGGTTATCACGGAAACATAGTTGACCTTCTTGAATACTGCGAATCGAATAAAACCGGGATTGAACTTATCTCGGATCAGACTTCGTGCCACGCCGTATACGAAGGAGGCTATACGCCAGCCGGGCTTACTTTCGAAGAGGGCAGAAAGCTCCTCGCGGAGAATCCGGCGGAGTTCAGAATAAAAGTGGACGAATCCCTGAAAAGGCATTTTACCGTGCTGAAAAAACTGACGGAAAAAGGCGCGCATTTTTGGGACTACGGGAACAGTTTTATGGCGTCAGTATTTGAGGCCGGCCAAAAGGATATCTCTAAAAACGGGCGAGACACAAACGACGGTTTTATATGGCCTTCCTATGTCGAGGACATAATGGGACCCGTTTGCTTTGACAAAGGATTCGGACCTTTCAGATGGATTTGTCTTTCCGGAAAAACGGCAGATCTTGAAAAAACAGACAAAGCCGCGATGGCGTGTCTGGATCCTGAATTGAGCTCGCTTCACAGAGACAACTATGTGTGGATTAAAGACGCGTCCAAAAACAACCTCGTTGTGGGCAGTAAGGCCAGAATACTTTACGCCGATGAAAAAGGAAGAATGCAAATAGCCCTGAAATTCAACAAAATGGTGAGAGATAAAGAAATCGGTCCCGTCATGCTCGGCAGGGATCATCACGACGTTTCCGGCACTGATTCTCCTTTCAGGGAGACGGCCAACATATACGACGGAAGCCGGTATTCCGCAGAAATGTCGGTGCAGTGCTTCGCGGGCAATGCCGCGAGGGGCATGACGCTTGCCGTCCTTTCAAACGGCGGCGGGGTCGGTATAGGCAGGGCGAGCAACGGTGGTTTCGGACTGGTTCTCGACGGATCCCCGGAAAAAGACGGAATTATCATTTCGGCAATGAGCTGGGATGTTATGTGCGGAGTCGCGAGGAGGTGCTGGGCTTTAAACAAGAATGCGATAGAGACTTCACGCGTATGGAACAGGGAAAGCTTCGGGAAAGGCTGTATAACGATGCCTCATGAAGCGAATCAGGACACGATAAATAATGCGATCAAAAACAGGCTCAAAAGAGACAGGTCATGAAGATTGATTTTTTTCAGTACCTTCTATTACTATCTTTCCAAAATCGGCCAGCTTTCTGAAAAGCCGGGAAACTGAGTAAAGAAGTGCTTTTCTGTTTTCTGTCAGTTTTTTGTTTTCGACGTTGACCATGACGTTGTCGAAAAAGCTGTCGATTGGTTTTTTCAATTTCAAAAGCTCGTCCATGGCGCCAGAATAATCTTCACTTGAAAGCAGTTTCTCTACTACAGGTCTTATTCCGTTTAAAGAAGAATACAGGTTTTTTTCATGATTGAGTTCAAAAAGCGATTCTGCCGGTTCGTTTTCAAATTCGAAATCTTCGAGTATTCTTTCCGTTCTTTTTGATACTATTACAAGGTCTATGAAATTTTCCTGTTCTCTGTACTTAGACAGAGCGAAGGCAATTTCAAAAGCTTTGAGACAGTCGTTCGAAGACACTGATAAAGCGGCTTCCGCCACGTCATATCTGATTCCTCTGTCTTTTAATGCCCTCGAAGTTCTATCTAAAAGGTACTCATTTATGTCGTCAAAAGCTTTTTCCAGTACAACTTCGCAAAGGAGTCCCTCCTCATGATACAAGTCGAGATTTTTTTTGATCCACGAATCGAAATCCGCGTGCCACTTCTTTTCGAGAAGGAATTGAATTATAAGGTTTGCCGCTTTCCTGAGCGCGTATGGATCGGCAGACCCGCTGGGAGTGCCGAGCTTTGAAATGAATCCGCAAAGATGGTCCATTTTGTCTGTGATTCCGAGCACAACGGTTTCGTCGGAGTAGGTCGATGGGTTTTTTGATGCTGTTTCGAGATAATGATCCCTTATAACGGCTGCAGTCTTGTCAGATTCACCTGATTTCAAAGAGTAATAGCTTCCTATGACGCCTTGAAGTGAAGTGAATTCCTTGCCGTCTCTTATCATTGAAGTCGCCATGTCGCATTTGCAGAGAAGGGAAGCTCTTTCAAGTGTCAAAGGGTCGGTTTCATCAGGACAGAATTTTTTAACAATAGAAACGAGTTCCGTCAAACGCTCGGTTTTTTGTTTGAGAGATCCTATACCCTTCATGTATGTCATCTCGCCGAGCTTGTCCATAAAGTTTTCAAGAGAAATTTTAGTGTCTTCAAGAAAGAAAAAAAACGCGTCCTCGAGCCTTGAGCCGACTATTGTTTCGTTGCCTCTCACAGCGTTTTCAGCAGCCCTTGCGGATATTCCGTCGGCGACGTATATAAAATATGGCAGGAGCCGGCCGTCTTTTCCGGCGACTGAAAAATCTCTCTGATGGCTTTTCAGCGCGGTTGTTATTATTTCAGAGGGCAGATTCATGTATTCCTCGGGAAGTCTGCCGGTCACCAGAACAGGATATTCGACTAAATTCGAGACTTCGTCGAGTAAATCCTCATCGCGAATCAGAGTTCCGTTCAAATCAGTACATTTGTTTTCCAGTAGAGAAGAAAGAAGCGTTTTTCTTTCTGAATGATCGGCGATTATTTTGTTTTTTCTCAGTTCTTCCCTGTAATTTTCAGCAGTCACATCAAATTCCGATTTTTCAGTCAAACGCGACGACCTTGTTTTTGAAGTTGATTTTACCCCGGCTATCTCAAGAGGAATGATTTCATCTCCGTATGTAAGGACGATGTTTCTCAAAGGTCTGGGAAAGCGGAATTCCGACAGTTCCCATCTCATCGTTTTTGGAAATTTCAACGACGTTAACGCGCCCGGAAGCCACGAGGATACAAGTTCTTGAATTTTTTTGCCTTTGAGAAATTTTTTTATGCAAACGAATTCGCCCCTGTCGGTTTTTTGAACAAAAAGATCGTTTTTTGAAGCGCTGTTTTTCTTTAAAAAACCTTCAAGAGCTTTTGTCGTTGTTCCCGAACAGAGGAGGTTTTCAGAGGAAGTTCCGTCATTTTTGTTTTCAAAAGCGATTTTCAAAGAAGGTCCAACAACGAAAATTTCCGAATCCGGTTGTTTTGTGGCAAGATTTTTCACGGTAAGTGCTATTCTTCTCGGTGTGAAAAAAAAGCAGACTTCTTCATTCGCAAGATTTGATGTTCTTAAAAACTCGGAAATTTTTTCTTTGAGTTCCAAAGTAGCCGGTAAAAGATAAGAAGAAGGAATGTCTTCGCAATACAATTCAAGAAGAAGGTTTTTATTCATATTGATTTTCGGTTTCGACGAATTTTTTTGCCGCGCTTCTCGAAAGTTTTCTTATTCTTGCTATGTATGCGGCTCTTTCGTCAGGGCTTATCGCTCCTCTTGCATCGAGAATGTTGAAAAGATGAGAGCATTTTATGACATAGTCATAAGCCGGAAAAACGAGGTTTTCCGTTATAAGCCTGGCGGATTCTTTTTCATATTTCTCGAAAATCTCGGAGCAGAGTTTTATGTCGGCTTTTTCGAAATTAAATTTGCACCATTCGGTTTCTGATCTTCCGTATACATCGTTCCACCTGAGATTTTGAGAAAGGGCTATGTCCTGGACACGGCCCTTGTCTTGCAGAAAAAGAGAAATTCTTTCCAATCCGTAAGTCATCTCAGCGGAAACAATTTCCAGCTCAATGCCTCCCATTTGCTGAAAATAAGTGAATTGACTGATTTCCATCCCGTCGATCCACACTTCCCACCCCAGGCCCGAAGCGCCTAAAGTGGGGGATTCCCAATCGTCTTCAACGAATCTGATGTCGTGGTCCTCTGCCCTTATTCCTATTTTATCCAGGCTTTCAATATACAGATGTCTGACGTCGGACGGCGAGGGTTTTAACAAGACCTGAAATTGAGTGAACTGCTGGAACCTCAAAGGATTGTCGTTGTATCTGCCGTCTTTCGGTCTTTTTGAAATTTCGACGTATGCTATCCTGACAGGTTTTTTCCCGAGGGAAAAAAGAAACGTGAAAGGATTGAAAGTGCCCGCGCCGACTTCGCCCGAGTATGGGTGAGCAATGTAGCATCCCTTTGAAGACCAGTAGTCGCCAAGAGCGCTTATCATTCTGTCGAAACTCATATCATCCGAATTTGTAGAGTTTTCTCACGGGTTTTTCGACTATCCATGTGCATTTCAAGCCTTTGGGGAAAAAGACCAGGTCACCGGCTTCAAACACAGTTTCTTTGTTTTCTCCGTGTTTGATTCTGACTTTTCCTTCGAGTATAATGCAGGTCTCGTTTTCATCGTATTCCCAGTCAAATGTTTCAGCCGGGCATGACCATATGGGCCAATTTTCGGCTCCGATGTTTTTTTTTCTTTCTTCGCTGATTTTTTTTTCAACCGAAATTTCCATATATCCTCCAGGAATTAGCAAAATACACGGAAAAGGATATATTTCAAGGGCAATACTTGTCAATGAGATTATCTGTATGAAATCCGAGGATTTTTTGATAAAATATCCCGGGAAGTCAGCATTATAGATGAGTTCAACAAAAATCTGCGTATTATCTTTTTGCGTACTTTTATTTGGCGCGAAAATTCATGCGGGCGAGAGTTCGTACTTTTTAATGCATTCATACGATGATGTCTCCGTTGAAAAAGAAGGAATTTACAGCCTTGTCAGCATAGTTGGGGGCAGAATTATGAGAACAGGCGGTGTTCCGTCTCTTCCGACTGTAAAGGTCATGTACAGTATTCCAGCTGCTTCTGAACTTACCCAGGTAAAAATAACGGATGAGGAATGGATCCCGCTGGGCACGCACAGGATTTTCCCTGCGCAAAATCCATGTCCTTACGGTTTTGCCGATGATTTTCAGAGCGAGGACACAAGTATCTATTCCGCGGACAAATATTACCCGGAAACAATTCTCGAAAACTTTTTTACTGGAAATAAATCAGGATTTATGCTGGGATGCGTGTGTTTTTGCCCTTTCAGATACAATCCCGTCACCGGAGATCTTCAGCTTCTCGCCTCGGCAAAAGTGACAGTAAAATATAACGAAGGAACAAGTGAAGCCGTATTTTTGGCTGCAGAGCAAATACGTATTTTCGGAGAAGACGTCAAGTCTCTCGTGGCAAATCCTGAAGATGTTCGAACAAATTCACCCCAGGAAAAATTTTCAGTAAACGGATATTACGAATACGTGATAATAGCTCCTGAATACCTATCCCCGTATTTCGAAGAACTTTTGAGATGGAAAACGGAAAAAGGCGTAAGAGCAGGTTTGTTCACGAAAGAGTGGATTACCTCTACTTATCCGGGAAGGGACGACCTTGAAAAAATGAGGG
This is a stretch of genomic DNA from candidate division WOR-3 bacterium. It encodes these proteins:
- a CDS encoding urocanate hydratase, with translation MPGDISGNPGKICIFDEIPDEKKFEKNIRRAPKREMPLRDEEIANALKNALRYVPEKFHEKLAPEFLDELMTKGRIYAYRFRPEGNIKARPVEEYEGILDARALQVNIDNNLDFEVALYPYELVTYGETGQVCQNWMQYHLIKKYLGVMSDDQTLVVMSGHPLGLFPSKKNAPRVISTNGLLVGQWDNSDIFNRAAALGVSNYGQMTAGGWMYIGPQGIVHGTYITLLNAGRKYLDLPEDKDLAGILFVSSGLGGMSGAQAKAVEIAGGIGVIAEVDLSRIETRHSQGWVKVVSDDLDEIFSTVEKYRKSKKPVSIGYHGNIVDLLEYCESNKTGIELISDQTSCHAVYEGGYTPAGLTFEEGRKLLAENPAEFRIKVDESLKRHFTVLKKLTEKGAHFWDYGNSFMASVFEAGQKDISKNGRDTNDGFIWPSYVEDIMGPVCFDKGFGPFRWICLSGKTADLEKTDKAAMACLDPELSSLHRDNYVWIKDASKNNLVVGSKARILYADEKGRMQIALKFNKMVRDKEIGPVMLGRDHHDVSGTDSPFRETANIYDGSRYSAEMSVQCFAGNAARGMTLAVLSNGGGVGIGRASNGGFGLVLDGSPEKDGIIISAMSWDVMCGVARRCWALNKNAIETSRVWNRESFGKGCITMPHEANQDTINNAIKNRLKRDRS
- a CDS encoding glycine--tRNA ligase subunit beta, producing the protein MNKNLLLELYCEDIPSSYLLPATLELKEKISEFLRTSNLANEEVCFFFTPRRIALTVKNLATKQPDSEIFVVGPSLKIAFENKNDGTSSENLLCSGTTTKALEGFLKKNSASKNDLFVQKTDRGEFVCIKKFLKGKKIQELVSSWLPGALTSLKFPKTMRWELSEFRFPRPLRNIVLTYGDEIIPLEIAGVKSTSKTRSSRLTEKSEFDVTAENYREELRKNKIIADHSERKTLLSSLLENKCTDLNGTLIRDEDLLDEVSNLVEYPVLVTGRLPEEYMNLPSEIITTALKSHQRDFSVAGKDGRLLPYFIYVADGISARAAENAVRGNETIVGSRLEDAFFFFLEDTKISLENFMDKLGEMTYMKGIGSLKQKTERLTELVSIVKKFCPDETDPLTLERASLLCKCDMATSMIRDGKEFTSLQGVIGSYYSLKSGESDKTAAVIRDHYLETASKNPSTYSDETVVLGITDKMDHLCGFISKLGTPSGSADPYALRKAANLIIQFLLEKKWHADFDSWIKKNLDLYHEEGLLCEVVLEKAFDDINEYLLDRTSRALKDRGIRYDVAEAALSVSSNDCLKAFEIAFALSKYREQENFIDLVIVSKRTERILEDFEFENEPAESLFELNHEKNLYSSLNGIRPVVEKLLSSEDYSGAMDELLKLKKPIDSFFDNVMVNVENKKLTENRKALLYSVSRLFRKLADFGKIVIEGTEKNQSS
- a CDS encoding glycine--tRNA ligase subunit alpha; this translates as MSFDRMISALGDYWSSKGCYIAHPYSGEVGAGTFNPFTFLFSLGKKPVRIAYVEISKRPKDGRYNDNPLRFQQFTQFQVLLKPSPSDVRHLYIESLDKIGIRAEDHDIRFVEDDWESPTLGASGLGWEVWIDGMEISQFTYFQQMGGIELEIVSAEMTYGLERISLFLQDKGRVQDIALSQNLRWNDVYGRSETEWCKFNFEKADIKLCSEIFEKYEKESARLITENLVFPAYDYVIKCSHLFNILDARGAISPDERAAYIARIRKLSRSAAKKFVETENQYE
- a CDS encoding cupin domain-containing protein; this translates as MEISVEKKISEERKKNIGAENWPIWSCPAETFDWEYDENETCIILEGKVRIKHGENKETVFEAGDLVFFPKGLKCTWIVEKPVRKLYKFG